A region of Allocoleopsis franciscana PCC 7113 DNA encodes the following proteins:
- a CDS encoding FHA domain-containing protein — protein sequence MIKFLIIDDQTGESQEENLMPETIIKGGGLIGRHPSCDIVLNSPEVSRVHGRILYREGQYYFTDLGSTGGSHVNKQEASTNENFLLKPNDIIRIGEFILLVKEVPMNGHSTVQQPQKALTLPVEPCQIEQLIFKAEELKAQGLINPITAEFVFRGKRLAEGLSFSHRFRQKAIELCQTELNAGNFCLVVEHSDHLTIWQEEKGEKESNIPQFLPLNQPQIGGK from the coding sequence ATGATCAAATTCCTAATCATTGATGACCAAACCGGCGAATCTCAGGAAGAAAACCTGATGCCAGAAACGATAATTAAAGGCGGAGGATTAATTGGCCGACACCCTAGCTGTGATATCGTTCTTAACAGTCCTGAAGTGAGTCGTGTCCATGGCAGGATTCTGTACCGAGAAGGACAGTATTACTTTACGGATCTGGGGAGTACAGGGGGTTCCCATGTGAACAAACAAGAGGCTTCGACCAATGAAAACTTCCTCCTGAAGCCGAATGACATCATCCGAATTGGTGAATTTATCCTCCTCGTCAAAGAGGTGCCGATGAATGGTCATAGCACCGTACAACAACCTCAGAAAGCCCTAACTTTGCCTGTAGAGCCATGTCAAATTGAACAGTTAATTTTTAAAGCAGAGGAACTAAAAGCTCAGGGTTTAATTAATCCAATTACCGCTGAGTTTGTTTTTCGGGGCAAACGGCTAGCCGAAGGTTTATCATTCTCCCATCGCTTCCGGCAAAAGGCGATTGAACTGTGTCAAACAGAGCTTAATGCAGGCAATTTTTGTTTAGTTGTGGAACACTCTGATCATCTCACAATTTGGCAGGAGGAAAAAGGAGAGAAAGAAAGCAATATTCCTCAATTTCTACCCTTGAACCAACCTCAAATCGGTGGAAAATAA
- a CDS encoding acyltransferase family protein yields the protein MSYEQLKPSKRLTSLDVFRGITIAGMILVNMIGVAGDKNVYPPLLHADWNGFTPTDLVFPFFLFIVGAAMAFSFSKYKHGNKPTPTVYWRIIRRSLILFALGILLNGFWEYNWSSIRIMGVLQRISLTYLIASLIVLNVPRKGQWAIAAFLLIGYWFAMSLIPVPDYGMGNLTREGNFGAYFDRLIIPTAHLYKGDDFNGMGDPEGLFSTLPAVVSVLFGYLTGDWLRQQPIKSTTSMDLVLLGLSCLVIGQVWDFWFPINKKLWTSSYVLFTTGWALLLLAACYESIEVRQRQRWAKPFEMMGLNAISIFVASVLLIKILVKTKIGTGENAPTTFIWIYNHFFMPLAGAMNGSLLFALVTVLLWWSVSYAMYRQNWFIKV from the coding sequence ATGTCCTACGAGCAACTAAAACCTTCTAAGCGTCTCACCTCCCTTGATGTATTTCGCGGGATTACCATTGCTGGCATGATTCTTGTCAATATGATTGGGGTAGCAGGCGATAAAAATGTATATCCTCCCCTACTTCATGCCGACTGGAACGGTTTCACCCCAACAGATTTGGTGTTTCCCTTCTTCCTATTTATTGTCGGTGCGGCAATGGCGTTTTCCTTCTCTAAATATAAACACGGCAATAAACCAACCCCCACTGTTTATTGGCGCATTATTCGGCGCAGCCTCATTTTGTTTGCACTAGGAATACTCCTAAATGGTTTTTGGGAATACAACTGGAGTAGCATCCGCATCATGGGCGTGTTGCAGCGCATCAGTCTCACTTACCTCATCGCCTCCCTGATTGTGCTCAACGTACCGCGAAAAGGGCAATGGGCGATCGCAGCATTTTTACTCATTGGTTACTGGTTCGCCATGTCCCTCATCCCAGTTCCCGATTATGGCATGGGTAACTTGACGCGAGAAGGGAATTTCGGCGCTTATTTTGATCGCTTAATCATCCCTACAGCGCATCTGTATAAAGGTGATGATTTCAATGGAATGGGTGATCCCGAAGGGTTATTCAGCACTCTCCCGGCTGTCGTAAGTGTTTTATTCGGTTACCTGACGGGAGATTGGCTACGTCAACAACCCATCAAGTCCACCACCAGTATGGATTTGGTACTGCTGGGTTTAAGTTGCTTGGTGATTGGGCAAGTTTGGGACTTTTGGTTTCCCATTAATAAAAAATTATGGACGAGTTCTTATGTCCTGTTCACAACAGGTTGGGCGTTGCTGTTACTGGCGGCTTGTTATGAATCAATTGAAGTACGTCAACGACAACGGTGGGCAAAGCCGTTTGAGATGATGGGGTTAAATGCTATCTCTATCTTTGTCGCTTCGGTTTTGCTGATTAAAATTTTGGTTAAAACCAAAATAGGCACAGGCGAAAACGCGCCAACAACCTTCATTTGGATTTATAATCATTTCTTTATGCCTTT